AGGCGGGCCTCGGCCTCGCGCTCGTCGTCGGGGCGTTCACCCGCGCGAGCGCCGCGACGGCCATCGCGACCTTCTCGCTGACGCTGTTCGCGCTCCCCGACGACCCCGTGCTCGCGCACGTCTCGCTGTTCGGGATGGCGTCGATGCTGCTGATCACCGGGGCCGGCCCCTACTCGATCGACGCGCGGCTGGCGTCCGCCGAGGAGGAGGCCCGGACCGACGCTCCCCGGGCGACCGCCTGACCCCCGTCGGAGAGACGAACTTTTCAACGCCGGCGTCGCAGTGTCGCGTATGACCAGCTTCGACGCCGACGGCATCACCCTCGAACGGGTGCGCGAGTACGTCTGGGAGATTCCCCGGGAGGGCGAGATGCGCACGCCGGCGCGCGTGTTCGCGAGCGAGGCGCTGCTGGAGGAGATCAGCGAGGACAGGACCCTCCAGCAGTTGAAAAACACCACGCACCTCCCCGGCGTGACCAAACACGCCATCTGCATGCCCGACGGCCACCAGGGGTACGGCTTCCCCGTCGGCGGCGTCGGCGCGATGGACGCCGAGGACGGCTGTATTTCGCCCGGAGCGGTCGGCTACGACATCAATTGCGGCGTCAGGATGATGCGGACGAACCTCACCTACGACGACCTCCGCGGGCACGAGGCGGAACTCGTCGACTCCCTCTTTGCGAACGTCCCGTCGGGGCTCGGCGGCGGCGGGGTCGTCGAGGCTGGCGTCGACACCGTCGAGGAGATCCTCGAACGCGGCGTCGAGTGGGCGCTGGAGAACGGCCACGCCGTCGAGGACGACCTGCTTCACTGCGAGGACGAGGGCGTCCGCGAGGGCGCCGACGCCTCGAAGGTGAGCCAGAAGGCCAAAGACCGCGGGAAAAACCAGATCGGCTCGCTGGGCTCGGGCAACCACTTCCTCGAGGTCCAGCGCGTCACCGACGTCTTCGACGGGGAGGTCGGCGCGGCCTTCGGCCTCGAAGAGGACCAGATCGTGGTGCTGATCCACTGTGGCTCCCGCGGGCTGGGCCACCAGACCTGCAACGACTACCTGCGCCAGATCGAACAGCAACACAGCGGACTGCTCGACCGGCTGCCGGACAGGGAACTCGCGGCGGCGCCCGCGGGCTCGCAGCTCGCGGAGGACTACTACGGCGCGATGAACGCCGCGATCAACTTCGCGTGGGTCAACCGCCAGCTGATCATGCACCGCACGCGGAAGGTGTTCGAGCGCGTCTTCGACCGGCCGTGGGAGGAGATGGAGATGGAACTGCTGTACGACGTCGCCCACAACATCGCGAAGAAGGAGACCCACGAGGTCGACGGCCAGCAAGGCGAGTACTTCGTCCACCGCAAGGGCGCGACGCGGGCGTTCCCGGCGGGCCACCCCGAGGTGCCGGCGGCGTACCGCGACGTCGGCCAGCCGGTGATCATCCCCGGCAGCATGGGCGCCGGCAGCTACGTCCTGCGCGGCGGCGAGCGCTCGATGGAGCTGTCGTTCGGCTCGACGGCCCACGGGGCGGGCCGGCTGATGAGCCGCACGCGCGCGAAAAACGAGTACTGGGGCGGCGACGTCAAACAGGAGCTGCAGGATCAGCAGGGTATCTACGTGAAAGCCCAGTCTGGCGCGACGGTCGCCGAGGAGGCCCCCGGCGTCTACAAGGACGTCGACGAGGTCGTCCGCGTCTCCGACGCGCTCGGCATCGGCGACAGGGTCGCGCGGACGTTCCCGGTCTGTAACATCAAGGGCTGACTCACTTCACCCGGTAGGGGCTGTCGTCGTCTTCGTCGCCGTCCTCGCCGTCGTCGTACGGCTTCCGCGCGGTGAGCGTCACCGTCGCCTCGGGGTCGTCCTCGTCGGCCCACGGGCTGTCGTACGCCGAGAGTTCGACGTCGGTCACCTCCCAGCCTTCCGCCTCGACGAGTTCGACGAGCCGGCGCTGGTCGGCGAGCATGTCCTCGTCCATACCCGCCGTTCGGCGCTGACGGTGGTATGCGTTGCGCCGGCGAGCAGCCGCGGTCACGCCGACCGGCCCTCGTCGTCGTCCGCGAGGCCGATCTCGACGGCCTCCTCGACCAGCGTCCGGTGGGCCCGTCGCAACCGCTCGGAGAGCGCCTGGTGGGAGATGCCGAGTTCCGCCGCGAGTTCCTCCATGTCGACCTCGCGGGGGATCCGGTAGTAGCCCCGCTCCAGGGCCGCCACGAGGGTCTCGTGCTGGGCGTCGGTCAGGCCGTACCGGCCGCCGCGTTCCTCCCGGAGTTCGTGGATCTTCTCGACGTCGACGGTCAGGCCCTTCTCGTCGGCGAACTCGTAGGTCCGCGAGAGCGTCTCGCGCTCGGGAAAGAGGATGCGCAGGCGCCAGCGGGTCCGCTCGCCGACCGCGTCGAGGATCGTCGCGTTCTCCTCGGTCAGCAGGTGGACGATCATCGTCACGTCGTCGACCCAGTCCATCCGGTAGAGCCGCTCGCTTTCGAGATCGGTCAGCAGTTCGGCGTTGTCGACGCTCCGGTCGTCCGCGAGCGCCTCGCCGACCCCCTCCAGTGACTCCTCCGGCCCCGTGAACCAGACGTAGGGCATCACGCGGTCGCGCTCGTAGGCGACGACGCGCTCGACCTCCACTTCGAGGTCCGGGACGGCGTCGAGAGTGCCCGCGAGCGCGAACTCGTCGGCGGGGATCGTGAGTTCGGCGATGGTGCTCATGACCCGTACCACCACCCCCACGCCCAAGAGTAATATCCCGTCTCGACGGACGAGTTCCGCCCGCGACGGAACCGCAGCCGGTCCGTCCGCCGCCGCGGGCGTAACCGCGAACGGTTACGATCCGGCGAGATCGCCGGCGCGCTTAAGCGACCGTACCGCCAACTCCGTGGTATGCTTGCCGACGAGTTCGGGCGCGAGGTGACGGGGGTCCGCGTCTCGCTCACCGATCGGTGTAATTTCGACTGTATCTACTGTCACAACGAGGGGCTGGGGGACACGCGGGGCCCGATGGCTCCGAGCGACGACGAGATGGGAACCGACGACGTCGTCCGGTTTCTCGAGGTCGCCGCCGAGTTCGACGTCGACGCCGTCAAGTTCACCGGCGGCGAGCCGATGCTCCGCGAGGACCTGGAGGAAATCGTCGCACGCGCCCCGGACTCGATGGAAGTCTCGGTGACCACGAACGGGACGTTCCTCCCCGACCGCGCCGAGGCGCTCGTCGACGCCGGCCTCGAACGCGTGAACGTCTCACAGGACGCCCTCGATCCGGAGGCGTTCGCCGCGGTCACGAAAAGCGGCGCCTACGACCGCGTCATCGAGGGCGTGGAGGCGGCTCTCGACGCCGGCCTCGATCCCGTGAAGCTCAACATGGTCGTCTTCGAGCACACCGCGGGCTACGTCCCCGAGATGGTCGACCACGTCGCCGAGAACGAGGGGCTCCAGCTCCAGCTGATCGAGTACATGCCCGAACTCACCGGCAAGCCGGAGTGGAACGTCGAGATCGAGCGCGTCCACGACTGGCTGGCCGAGCGCGCCGACAGGATCGAACACCGCGAGATGCACGACCGCCGGCGCTACCACGTCGGCGAAGGGATGGTCGAAATCGTCGACCCCGTCGAGAACCCCACCTTCTGTGCGAACTGCCACCGCGTGCGCGTCACCCACCAGGGCTACCTCAAGGGCTGTCTCAACCGCAACGACGACCTCCGGTCGATGGGCGAGATGACCAGACCCGAGATCCGCGAGGCGTTCCGCGAGGTCGTCGCGAACCGCGTCCCCTACTACGGCGAGTACCTCGTGCGCGACGGCGACGGCGACGGCGAGTGGGAGCTCAACGAGAAGTACGTCGAGGAGTACGCCGGCGTCTAGACCCCGCCCGTCACCGCCGTCGCCGGTTCCGCGACCGCCCGCTCCCGAGACCGACCGTGAGGAGGATCGCCGCGATCAGCAACAGCACCGCCGCGGAGACTGGCCGGCCGCCCGCCCCGACGAGGTAGACCGCGTAGCCGGCCGCCGCGGCCGTCAGCCCGACGAGCAGGCTCGAAACGGCGTGGACGGCCTCCAGTCGGGCGGTCCGCGCGCCGCGGCCGAGCTGGTCGCCGAGGTCGATCGCGCCCTGGGCGAGGTCCCAGGCGACGACGGTCGCGACCGTCCCGATCAGGGTCAGTTCGACCGAGCCGATCCCGAGGCCACCCGCGACGACGCCGAGGAACAGGACCAGACAGCCGACGTCGACGCCGGGGCGGGCGCCTCTGGCCAGCCCGGCCGCGACGCCGGCGGCGCCGATCGCGCCGAGGGCGAGTCCGGCCGTCGAGCCGAGGCCCGCGGCCGCGACGGCGACGAGCGCGGCGACACCCGCGACCCCGGCGGCGACCGTCGTCGGGCGGCGGACGATCTCGCTCACCGCCGACCACCCGTGGTGGTCACGTTCGCCGCGTTCGTCCGGGCGAACGCCTCGTCGACCGTCTCGTCGGCCCGCCAGTCGACGACCGGGATGCCGGCGCGCTGGAGGTCGAACCGGCGGATGCGGCGGGCGACGCGCGCGAGTTGCTGGCTCGTCGTCCGTTCTGCCGTCGGGTCCGGGCTCACGACGGTGACGGGGTGGCCCCGGGAGTCGAGCCGACGTGCGATCTCGACCGAGCCGCGGTCGCAAAGCGGCGTGAGCAACACGACCTGCGTCTCCGCGGAGAGCCGGCGCCTGACGGTCCGCAGTTGCGTGAGCCACAGGGCGCCGTCGGTCGGCGGGATGGTGGAGAACTGCGGGTGGGTCGCGAGCAGTTCCCGGAACCGGACGCGGTGGTCGTGCCCCGAGGAGGGGGCGAGCCAGCACGGGTACCAGCCGTCGCCGCTCCGGCGGTCGGTCGGGCCGAGCCCTGCCAGCCCGACGGTGTCGCCGCGTTCGAGCAGCGTCGCCGCGATCCGGCCGGCGGCGTCGACCGAGCGGTCGACCGCGTGGGCGGCGTCGGGTTCGGGCGCGAGGTACGCGTCGCGTCTGGCGTCGACGAGCACGAGCACCCGCGCCGCCCGCTCCTCGTGGAACTGGAGGGTGGCGAGTTCGCCGGTCCGGGCGTGGCGGTTCCAGTCGATCCGGCTGAGCGGGTCGTTCCGGCGGTACTCGCGGACGGAGTGAAACTCCGTGCCGCCGCCGCCCTCGGCCGTCGTCAGCCGGCCGGAGAACGTCGCGGCCGTCGTCCGCAGCGGCACCGCCGCCGACAGCGGCCGGAGGACCGGTTCGGCGACGAGTTCGGTCGACTCCCCGACGAGGAACTCCCGCTCGGTCGACCGCGAGAGCCCCCGCACCAGCGCCAGCGCGGGGTCGAACTCGTGGCTGCCGCGGCGGGCCGTCACGACGTACTCCAGTGTAGCCGACTCGCCGGGCCTGAGCGCGGTGCCGAGCCGGGCCGAGCCCTCGACGACCGAGAGACCGGCGGGCACGCCGTCGACGAACCGCAGGTCCGGCAGGAACGAGTCGCCCTCGTTTGTCACCGTCACGGTCACGTCGACCTCCTCGCCGGGTTCGGGCGCGTCGTCGCTCACCGTCCGCTCGACGGCGAGCCGCGGCGTCGGCGCCGACCCCGCCCGCGCGAAGCCGGCGTAGCCGACGCCGACGACGCCGGCGAGGACGACGGCCGCGGACTCGGCGGCGGCGCCGACGCCGACCGCCAGCAGCGCGACGACGCCGATGCCGGTCCAGTGAGCCGTCGAGCGCTCGCGGCGCAGGTCGACGCCGTCGAGGCGGACGCTCGCCGTCCGCGGCGCGACGTCGTCGCCGTCCTCGGGGTCGTATCGCGGGAGCCGCTCCGGACTGCGCCGCTCGCCGAACCCGCCGTAGCCGATGGCGGCGACGGCGGCGGCGGTGCGCCGGACGCCCAGCCGGAACGCGGTGCTGCGGTCGAGCGCGGCGGCGATCCGGTAGCGGAGGGGGCGGGGCGAGGCCTCCACGTCGGGGGAGAGGAACGCCGCGGCCCGCTCGTCGCTCGTCCACGTTCCCTCCTCGACCCGCCGGTGGGCCTCCTCGTCGGAGAGCCCCTCGAACCGCGTGAGGACGGCGACGGCGGCCGCCCGCAGCCCGTCGGTGATCCGCCGACTCGTGGCCGAAAAGCCCGCGCTGCCGGGGTCGAACTGCTCGACGGCGGCCGAGAGGCTGGTGCCCGGCGTCGGCGCGCGGCCCCGGCGCTCGGGGTCCGGCGTCTCGGCGCGCTCGCGGACGCCGCGCCGGCCGAGCGCCGCGCTCGACCCGGCGACGATCGCGGTCAGGCCGACGAGGATCAGGGTCGAGTCGGCGAAGTTCAGCGACGCGTACCCCGCGAGGTGGACGATCCCGAGCACGAACGCGGCGACGCCGAGCGCCAGCGGGACGGGGCGGCGGGTCACCGGCGCTCACCCCCGCCGCCGGTCGCGTCCTCGCCGGCGTCGGCGTACTCGGCCTCGATCCGTTCGAGCACCGACACGGCCCGGGCCTCCATCTCGGCGGTCGTCTCCTCGTGGCCGTAGCGTACGTCCTCGAACAGGCGAGTAAGTTCTTCTACGTGCCCGCGCGCGAGGCCCGCGTCGACGGCCGCCGCCGCGAACTCGCCGGGCGTGCTCGTCTCGGGTCGGTCGACGTCGAGGAGGTCGGTCATCTCCCGCCACGCGCGGTAGACCTCGTTGTCGACGTCGGCGGCGCCGTCGATCCGGTCGGCCGCCCGGCCCGCCGCGGCGCCGACGGCGGCGACACCGGGGTCGGATTCGGACTCCGCGTCGCGGGCCGCGGAGACGAGGCCGTCGTCGTCGGCGTCGCGGCCGCTCAACAGGAGCGCGCCGACGAAGACCGCGGCGACCGCGGCGACGACCGTCAGCAGCGGGCCGAACGGCACGCGCTCGGCCTCGGCGTCGCCGGAGCCGGGGAGTCCGGGGTCGTCGGCCTCGTCGTCGAGGCCGGGTTCGATCGGCTCCGAGGTGTCGTCGAGGCCGGCGGCGGGAAAGAGGGTGATGGCGTAGACGACCGCCAGAACGACGAGCGCGAGCAGGCAGCCGAGCGCGATGGCCCTGACGGCCTCGCGGCGGTGGACGATCAGGTACCAGGCGAGCGCGATCGCTCCGAGGATGGCGACGGCGTAGACGAGGTACTCCAGGAACGCGGGGAACTCGATCGGCACCGGCTCCTCCGGCGGCGGCGGTCGGGCGGGCACGCCGCCGGCCCCTTCGCCGCCGCCGCTGCCGCCGGAGCCGCCGGGGCTGACCGGGGAGTCGATCGTGGCCGCGGCCAGCGCGAGCGCGACGATCCCGAGCAGCGCCGCGGCGAGCCGCGTGAGGAGGTCGTTGCGGGACACCTGTCGGTTCCCGTTATCCCGCCGACACCAATAAGGTACCGTCATCGACGCCGACGGACCGACCGATGGCGACTTTCGTTGCGCTTAAGTACCCCACGCGGGTACGTTTGGGTGCGATCGATGTAGGGGATCCGTCCCCGAGTCCGCGAGGGCGACGATAGACGCGGTGTCGTGGTAGCCAAGCAGGCCCAAGGCGCATGGTTGCTAACCATGTGGCGTCAAGCCTCCGGGGTTCGAATCCCCGCCACGACGTCGACTACACTGCTGGCGTTTTCCGCCAGACGTTCGCACCGCTCGCAGACCAGACACACGTACACGACACATGAGCGAGGAAGAACCGCAAGAACCGGAGGGCGAAGAAGACCTGCAGTACTTCGTCCGAATCGGGCAGACCGACCTCGACGGTACCAAGACCGTCGAGCGCTCGCTCTCGGAGATGAACGGGATCGGTCGCCGGACCGCCCGGATCATCGCCGAGGAAGCGGGCGTCGACCGGACGGCGACGTTCGGTGCGCTCGATCAGGAACAGATCGACGAGGTCGTCGAGCTCGTGGAGAACTACGCCGACGAGGTACCCGAGTGGCTCACCAACCGCCGCCGGGACTTCTACACCGGCGGGACCACCCACGAGATCGGCAACGACCTCCAGTTGACCCGACAGCACGACATCAACCGCATGAAGATGATCGACGCCTACCGTGGGGTCCGACACAAACGCGGCCAGAAGGTCCGCGGCCAGCGGACCAAGTCCACCGGCCGGTCGGAGGGCACCATCGGGGTCAACGTCGAAGAGATTCGGGAAGAAGAAGAAGCGGAGGGTGGTGAATAATGGCACTCGGAACGAAGACCAAACAGTACGAGACGCCGAACCACCCCTATCAGGGTGAGCGCATCGCCAGCGAGCACTCGCTGCTCGACCGCTACGGCCTGAAGAACAAAGAGGAGCTCTGGCGCGCCCAGTCCGAACTGCGCTCGTACCGCCGCGAGGCCCGCGAACTGCTCGGGCAGGTCCAGGGCGACGAGACCGTTCGACGCCGCGCCGACGAGTTCCTCGGCCGGCTCAAGCGCGTCGGCGTCCTCGACGAGGAGGACGAACTCGGCGACGTCCTCTCGCTCGAAATCGAGGACGTCCTCGAACGTCGCCTCCAGACGGTCGCCTACCGCAAGGGGCTGGCGAACACGCCCCAGCAGGCCCGTCAGTTCATCACCCACGGCCACGTCGTCGTCGGCGACCGGCGCCACCGAGTGCCCTCGTACGTCGTCGACGTCGACGAGGAGGGCCTCGTCGAGTTCGACGAGAACAGCCCGCTCGCGGACGAACTCCACCCCGAGCGCGCGGAGGGTCAGTAAACCATGAGCCAGGACGACGATAAGTGGGGGATCGCCCACGTGCACGCATCGTTCAACAACACCATCATGACCGTGACCGACCTCACGGGCGCGGAGACGATCGCCAAGTCCTCCGGCGGGACGGCGGTCAAGCAGAACCGCGACGAGGCGTCGCCGTACGCGGCCATGCAGATGGCCGAGTCCGTCGCCGAGGAGGTCAAGGCCGCCGGAATCACGGGCCTGCACGTCCGCGTGCGCGGCCCGGGCGGCAACCTCCAGAAGTCCCCCGGCCCCGGCGCGCAGGCGACGATCCGCGCGCTGGCCCGGTCGGGCATCGAGATTGGCCGCATCGAGGACGTGACGCCGATCCCGCACGACGGATCGCGCGCCCCGAAGGGCAAGGGCGGATACTAGAGCCATGTCAGGAGAGTACGACGTCGAGTTCGTCGAACGCGAGGACCGCAAGGCGCGGTTTCTCGTCCGCGGCGTGACGCCGGCGTTCGCCAACGGCATCCGGCGGGCGATGATCGCCGACGTGCCGACGATGGCGATCGACACCGTCCGGTTCGTCGAGAACTCGTCGGTCATGTTCGACGAGCAACTCGCACTGCGGCTCGGGCTCGTCCCGCTGACGACCCCGCCGGAGGGCGAGTTCGGCGAGGACGACGTCGTCACGCTCTCGATCGACGTCGAAGGGCCCGCCACCGCCTACTCGGGCGACCTCGAGACGAGCGACGACCTCGTCCGGCCGGCCGACGAGAACGTCCCGATCATCGAACTCAAGGACGGCCAGCGCCTCGAAGCCGAGGCCGACGCCGTCATCGACTACGGTCGGGACCACGCCAAACACCAGGGCGGCGTCGCGGTCGGCTACCGCCACCTCCAGCGCGTGGCGGTCGGCGCCGACCTCCCCGAGTTCGAGGACCAGGAACGCCGGATCGTCCGCGGCGTGATCGAGGCGGACGGCGAACTCGTTCCGACGAGCGAGTTCGACCACGACCTCTCGAAGCGCTACCCCGGCAAGGAGGTCACCGTCGAGGACGTGCCGAACGCCTTCGTCTTCCACGTCGAGACGGACGGCTCGTTCACCGTCGAGGAACTCGTCACGCGCGCGATCGACTCGATCGAGGCGCGCGCGGCAGAACTCGAAGAGGCAGTACAGCTGTAACGATGATCCGACGCCCCACCCCACGAACGGCCGACGCCGGCGCCGCGAGCGACGAGACCGGCGGGCGGTCGTTCACGCGAATCGAAAGGGGTTTTACGGGGCGGCGGATAGACGGAAGTGCGAGCAGGGATAGCCAAGTCTGGCCAACGGCGCAGCGTTCAGGGCGCTGTCTCGTAGGAGTCCGCAGGTTCAAATCCTGCTCCCTGCATCACTTCTCCCGCGCGACTGTCACCGCGACAGTCCGCACTCCCGCAGATTCCGGAGGAAACCAATGAGTACCAAGACCAACCCGAGGCTCAACGATCTCATCGCCGAGCTGAAGTCGACGTCCCGCGAGACGGACGCCGACGTCTGGCGTGACATCGCGGATCGCCTCGAGAAGCCCCGGTCCAGTCACGCGGAGGTGAATCTGGGGCGGATCGAACGATACGCACGCGAAGACGAGACCGTCGTCGTCCCCGGCAAAGTGCTGGGGTCGGGCGCACTCCAGAAGAACGTCACCGTCGCCGCCGTCGACTTCTCCTCGTCGGCGGAGACGAAGATCGACCAGGTCGGCGAGACCGTACCGCTCGAGCGACTGCTCGAAGAGAACCCCGAAGGCTCCGACGTCCGGGTGATCGCATGAACGCGAACACGGCCGAATTCGACCCCGACGTCGTCGTCGACGCCCGCGACTGCATCATGGGACGCGTCGCCAGCGAGGTCGCCCAGCGCGTCCTCGACGGCGAGCGCGTCGCCGTCGTCAACGCCGAGGACGCCGTCATCACCGGCGACAGGAACGACGTCTTCGGCACCTACCGCAAGCGCGCGCAACTGGGCTCCGATCAGGGGCCGGCCTACCCCAAGCGCCCGGACACCATCTTCAAGCGCGCCGTCCGCGGCATGCTGCCGTACAAGAAGGCTCGCGGCCGCGAGGCGTTCTCGAACGTCCGCGTCTACGTGGGCAACCCCTACGAGGACGACGACCACGAGGCGGCGGTCCTCGAGGACACGTCGCTGGATCGGCTCTCGAACATCCGCTTCGTCCACCTGCACGAAGTGAGCGAACAACTCGGTGCTAACGTCACATGGTAACGAACACGAGCGGCAAGAAGAAGACCGCCGTCGCGCGAGCGACGGTACACGACGGCGAGGGTCGCGTGCGAATCAACTCCCAGCCGGTCGAACTCGTCGAGCCCGAGATGGCGCGGCTGAAGATGCTCGAACCGTTCCGCATCGCCGGCGAGGACCTCCGCAGCGGGATCGACGTCGACGTCCGCGTCGACGGCGGCGGCATCAGCGGTCAGGCCGACGCCGTCCGCACCGCCATCGCGCGGGGCATCGTCCAGCACACCAACGACGCCGAACTCCGGGACGCCTACATGGAGTTCGACCGCTCGCTGCTGGTCAACGACGTCCGCCAGTCCGAGCCCAAGAAGTGGGGCGGTCCCGGCGCCCGGGCCCGCTACCAGAAGTCCTACCGCTAAGGTGATCCACCCATGATGATTCCGGTCCGGTGTTTCACATGCGGCAACGTCGTCGGTGAACACTGGGAAGAGTTCGACGCGCGCGCAAACGAGGGCGACGAGGACCCCCAGGAGGTCCTCGACGACCTCGGGGTCGAGCGCTACTGCTGTCGACGGATGCTCGTCAGCCACACCGACCTCGTCGACGTCGTCTCACCCTATCAGTAATGCAGGGACAGCGATACAACCGATACGA
The Salinilacihabitans rarus DNA segment above includes these coding regions:
- a CDS encoding DUF7519 family protein; amino-acid sequence: MSEIVRRPTTVAAGVAGVAALVAVAAAGLGSTAGLALGAIGAAGVAAGLARGARPGVDVGCLVLFLGVVAGGLGIGSVELTLIGTVATVVAWDLAQGAIDLGDQLGRGARTARLEAVHAVSSLLVGLTAAAAGYAVYLVGAGGRPVSAAVLLLIAAILLTVGLGSGRSRNRRRR
- a CDS encoding helix-turn-helix domain-containing protein, whose translation is MSTIAELTIPADEFALAGTLDAVPDLEVEVERVVAYERDRVMPYVWFTGPEESLEGVGEALADDRSVDNAELLTDLESERLYRMDWVDDVTMIVHLLTEENATILDAVGERTRWRLRILFPERETLSRTYEFADEKGLTVDVEKIHELREERGGRYGLTDAQHETLVAALERGYYRIPREVDMEELAAELGISHQALSERLRRAHRTLVEEAVEIGLADDDEGRSA
- a CDS encoding DNA-directed RNA polymerase subunit N — translated: MMIPVRCFTCGNVVGEHWEEFDARANEGDEDPQEVLDDLGVERYCCRRMLVSHTDLVDVVSPYQ
- a CDS encoding 30S ribosomal protein S9, whose protein sequence is MVTNTSGKKKTAVARATVHDGEGRVRINSQPVELVEPEMARLKMLEPFRIAGEDLRSGIDVDVRVDGGGISGQADAVRTAIARGIVQHTNDAELRDAYMEFDRSLLVNDVRQSEPKKWGGPGARARYQKSYR
- a CDS encoding DNA-directed RNA polymerase subunit D → MSGEYDVEFVEREDRKARFLVRGVTPAFANGIRRAMIADVPTMAIDTVRFVENSSVMFDEQLALRLGLVPLTTPPEGEFGEDDVVTLSIDVEGPATAYSGDLETSDDLVRPADENVPIIELKDGQRLEAEADAVIDYGRDHAKHQGGVAVGYRHLQRVAVGADLPEFEDQERRIVRGVIEADGELVPTSEFDHDLSKRYPGKEVTVEDVPNAFVFHVETDGSFTVEELVTRAIDSIEARAAELEEAVQL
- a CDS encoding 50S ribosomal protein L13 → MNANTAEFDPDVVVDARDCIMGRVASEVAQRVLDGERVAVVNAEDAVITGDRNDVFGTYRKRAQLGSDQGPAYPKRPDTIFKRAVRGMLPYKKARGREAFSNVRVYVGNPYEDDDHEAAVLEDTSLDRLSNIRFVHLHEVSEQLGANVTW
- a CDS encoding 30S ribosomal protein S4; this encodes MALGTKTKQYETPNHPYQGERIASEHSLLDRYGLKNKEELWRAQSELRSYRREARELLGQVQGDETVRRRADEFLGRLKRVGVLDEEDELGDVLSLEIEDVLERRLQTVAYRKGLANTPQQARQFITHGHVVVGDRRHRVPSYVVDVDEEGLVEFDENSPLADELHPERAEGQ
- a CDS encoding DUF4129 domain-containing protein, yielding MSRNDLLTRLAAALLGIVALALAAATIDSPVSPGGSGGSGGGEGAGGVPARPPPPEEPVPIEFPAFLEYLVYAVAILGAIALAWYLIVHRREAVRAIALGCLLALVVLAVVYAITLFPAAGLDDTSEPIEPGLDDEADDPGLPGSGDAEAERVPFGPLLTVVAAVAAVFVGALLLSGRDADDDGLVSAARDAESESDPGVAAVGAAAGRAADRIDGAADVDNEVYRAWREMTDLLDVDRPETSTPGEFAAAAVDAGLARGHVEELTRLFEDVRYGHEETTAEMEARAVSVLERIEAEYADAGEDATGGGGERR
- a CDS encoding RtcB family protein; the protein is MTSFDADGITLERVREYVWEIPREGEMRTPARVFASEALLEEISEDRTLQQLKNTTHLPGVTKHAICMPDGHQGYGFPVGGVGAMDAEDGCISPGAVGYDINCGVRMMRTNLTYDDLRGHEAELVDSLFANVPSGLGGGGVVEAGVDTVEEILERGVEWALENGHAVEDDLLHCEDEGVREGADASKVSQKAKDRGKNQIGSLGSGNHFLEVQRVTDVFDGEVGAAFGLEEDQIVVLIHCGSRGLGHQTCNDYLRQIEQQHSGLLDRLPDRELAAAPAGSQLAEDYYGAMNAAINFAWVNRQLIMHRTRKVFERVFDRPWEEMEMELLYDVAHNIAKKETHEVDGQQGEYFVHRKGATRAFPAGHPEVPAAYRDVGQPVIIPGSMGAGSYVLRGGERSMELSFGSTAHGAGRLMSRTRAKNEYWGGDVKQELQDQQGIYVKAQSGATVAEEAPGVYKDVDEVVRVSDALGIGDRVARTFPVCNIKG
- a CDS encoding 50S ribosomal protein L18e, which produces MLPASLLPRDCHRDSPHSRRFRRKPMSTKTNPRLNDLIAELKSTSRETDADVWRDIADRLEKPRSSHAEVNLGRIERYAREDETVVVPGKVLGSGALQKNVTVAAVDFSSSAETKIDQVGETVPLERLLEENPEGSDVRVIA
- a CDS encoding DUF58 domain-containing protein, which gives rise to MTRRPVPLALGVAAFVLGIVHLAGYASLNFADSTLILVGLTAIVAGSSAALGRRGVRERAETPDPERRGRAPTPGTSLSAAVEQFDPGSAGFSATSRRITDGLRAAAVAVLTRFEGLSDEEAHRRVEEGTWTSDERAAAFLSPDVEASPRPLRYRIAAALDRSTAFRLGVRRTAAAVAAIGYGGFGERRSPERLPRYDPEDGDDVAPRTASVRLDGVDLRRERSTAHWTGIGVVALLAVGVGAAAESAAVVLAGVVGVGYAGFARAGSAPTPRLAVERTVSDDAPEPGEEVDVTVTVTNEGDSFLPDLRFVDGVPAGLSVVEGSARLGTALRPGESATLEYVVTARRGSHEFDPALALVRGLSRSTEREFLVGESTELVAEPVLRPLSAAVPLRTTAATFSGRLTTAEGGGGTEFHSVREYRRNDPLSRIDWNRHARTGELATLQFHEERAARVLVLVDARRDAYLAPEPDAAHAVDRSVDAAGRIAATLLERGDTVGLAGLGPTDRRSGDGWYPCWLAPSSGHDHRVRFRELLATHPQFSTIPPTDGALWLTQLRTVRRRLSAETQVVLLTPLCDRGSVEIARRLDSRGHPVTVVSPDPTAERTTSQQLARVARRIRRFDLQRAGIPVVDWRADETVDEAFARTNAANVTTTGGRR
- a CDS encoding 30S ribosomal protein S13: MSEEEPQEPEGEEDLQYFVRIGQTDLDGTKTVERSLSEMNGIGRRTARIIAEEAGVDRTATFGALDQEQIDEVVELVENYADEVPEWLTNRRRDFYTGGTTHEIGNDLQLTRQHDINRMKMIDAYRGVRHKRGQKVRGQRTKSTGRSEGTIGVNVEEIREEEEAEGGE
- the moaA gene encoding GTP 3',8-cyclase MoaA, with the translated sequence MLADEFGREVTGVRVSLTDRCNFDCIYCHNEGLGDTRGPMAPSDDEMGTDDVVRFLEVAAEFDVDAVKFTGGEPMLREDLEEIVARAPDSMEVSVTTNGTFLPDRAEALVDAGLERVNVSQDALDPEAFAAVTKSGAYDRVIEGVEAALDAGLDPVKLNMVVFEHTAGYVPEMVDHVAENEGLQLQLIEYMPELTGKPEWNVEIERVHDWLAERADRIEHREMHDRRRYHVGEGMVEIVDPVENPTFCANCHRVRVTHQGYLKGCLNRNDDLRSMGEMTRPEIREAFREVVANRVPYYGEYLVRDGDGDGEWELNEKYVEEYAGV
- a CDS encoding 30S ribosomal protein S11, with protein sequence MSQDDDKWGIAHVHASFNNTIMTVTDLTGAETIAKSSGGTAVKQNRDEASPYAAMQMAESVAEEVKAAGITGLHVRVRGPGGNLQKSPGPGAQATIRALARSGIEIGRIEDVTPIPHDGSRAPKGKGGY